In Hemibagrus wyckioides isolate EC202008001 linkage group LG12, SWU_Hwy_1.0, whole genome shotgun sequence, the genomic stretch cattcatgtgcatgtaaaggcagacgtcccagttttgacctgacAGTTTTCattcctaaaggtgttctatcaggttgaggtcaggactctgtgcaggccagtcaaggtccatgtctttatagaccttactttgtgcactggtgtgcagtcatgttggaacaggaaggggtcatccccaaactgttcccacaaagttggtagtatgaaattgtccaaaatgtcttggtatgttgaagcattaagagttcctttcactggaactaaggggccgagcccaacccctgaattcaatgatttggaggggtgtcccaaaacttttggcaatatagtgtaactctACTAAAGTGTTTACATCTtcagtggggaaaaaagaaaatgtctttGTGAACGACACTGTGTGCAACGTTAAAATGCGTGATTGCATGTACGTGGGTCAGGTGACAGAGGCCTAGTTTTTATATtgcacttattttattttatttttgtgtgtttctatttaaagttgttgtcattgttttattattattattaaaattgcgTGAATTAATTTTAGAACATTTTCATTAAATCATCCTGGTGACCCAGGGTTTGAAAACCTCTGCTGTAAAggaagctgttttttttattttgttttgtcctGTTGTTTCGTTTTTAAGACAAGTTTAACACTTGTCTTTGTTTTTACAGGCTGTGAGGAgactgaccactgaccacttGAGCACAAAGTCAGTACACGAGCCAAACATCAACGATTAAGTCGTTATGAAGATTTTACAATCGGCGCTCCTAATTTtatctcccccccccctcaaTTCATTCACACATGGACTGGTGAAAAGCCTGAACGTAAAGGAGCGCCGTTTCCATTTACTACATTCTGGATTGTTCAAAGACAAAAGTGAGCAGGAGACAGAGATCGTTCATCAGCATTTTGGAAACTTGCCAGTGAGATTttccgtctttttttttttttttagtacaaaATGCACTGTAAAGGCACTTTtaacagagatagagagagaaatgatCCTGCTGTGATATTTTACCACATGATTTAACTTCAGGAAGCCACACAGCTGATTGGATTGTATCCTCTGGAGAGAGAGCTGGCACAGATTTCACTTGAACCTGAACTGGATTCACATCAGCGCCAGCTTCATTTATATTaaacgaaaagaaaaaaaccaacACTTTTCCTAATTCTGAGCTCTTTGCTAAACTCCATTTACAGTACATGTATATAGGGGTATATGGGGAACATTGTTACGTCACTAAACCTAAAGAAATCAGACTTGGGTTTGACTCTGTGGTACACACAAGCCAGAACCTGGCTGCAATTATTCTATTTAATCCGTTGCtatattctcacacacatttccacTATTATATATTACTTATTTAACGTCTCTGTTTATTAGCGGGGTTCGTGTATTCGTCTCAGAGATTTTGTGTCGCATTCATATTCAGATGTTTTGACTATTTACTACGAATGTTTTTCTCTCGTACAGTATATCAGAATCACGTGCCTCAATACGGCCCAttagggtttgttttttataaatgtttcacactaacaccatatttaagttgtttttttaagtgtCTCTTTCTTTACAcctcttttttgttgtttttttgttcttaagCATGCTTAATGGTAAGattttctaataataaaaatgtctacTAGCATCTAGCGTTTCTTCAAGCATATCTGAACTGACAAATATTTGCACCGTATCCTGTTCATGTCCACGCCTAGTTAATGCactttaagatttttttttctcttaattttATTTGTGAACTTTATGCGTTTTGCACCGTGCATTAAAGTGCAGGATCACTGTACGAGTCGGATGTGAAGAAATCTGCTGTGTGTAAGCTAGGAACAATCGCTATACCCTTTCTGAGAGAGGGAACATGAATAGATAGATACGTGTGATGTAACCGAGATCTCTCGAAGTTAGCCTGAAATATTTGCTGAAATAACTttttaggtttttgtttttttttctaaagtatACATTGtcattatttcttcttcttcctcatcatGGAAATTGTCTCAATTTCTTCTTCTGGTTGAACTGGTTGTGCttgtaataaaatgaatgaattgtattattattattattattattattatttttattattattattgccaaTGCAATGCACACTAAAAGTCTTTTTATCTGAAACTGGAGAAATACCAAGAATATGAATTCCTAGTTTTCTTCAAGCCCCAGAatcaccaagctgtcactgttagGCCCTTAATCGTCTATGCTCCAGGAGACTACATCacgactgaccctgtgctctgaccccaacttcctaacaatcggggacatgtgaagaaagatttttactgtgctgtaatacaTCCATAACATgaagtatattgccaaaagtttcgggacaaatcattgaattcaggagttgggctcggtcccttagttccagtgaaaggaactcttaatgcttcagcataccaagacattttggacaatttcacgctcccaactttttgggaacagtttggggatgaccccttccagttccaacatgactgcacaccagtgcacaaagcaaggtccataaagacacagatgagcgagtttggtgtggaggaacttgactggcctgcacagagtcctgacctcgacCTCGTAGAATGCAATTCatatttgggatgaattagcgtagagagccagaccttctcatccaacatcagtcactgacctcacaaatgtgcttctagaggaatggtcaaaaattcccataaacacactcctaaaccttgtgaagatttgaagctgttatagctgtaaagggcgggccaactccatattacattcatgtgcatgtaaaggcagatgtcccaaaacttttggcaatatagtgtataaaggctgcttcttcttctgctgctgctgcttgtaTAAATTCCTCAtgcaccatcatcacaatctcATATTAAACAACCAGCCCTGACTCTTTACTGTGTGGACTGGATATCTAGAACAAAGACATCCAGATGTGTAGAATTCCAGCCCAAGATCTCCACATGATCTTGTCATGTCATTCGGTGGTAGGCTGCAGCATGGAGGATGTGAAATATTTTGCTTTACACATCGCTACTCTCTTTGATAAGATAAGAGAGGAATGTCTATAAAATGAGAGCGTGTGCATGAGGTGAAAAGGGACGGGGGATAATTATAGCCTTGTGTAGCTACCAGTTAGTGTAGACTTGACACCATTAAtttctccagtgtgtgtgtgtgtatgtgtgtgtgtgaagggctGGAGTCCCAGAAGGAGTGTATTCCCGACTTCTTTGTTCCTGGGATAGGATCCAGATCCACGATGTCCTTGATTGACCAAGATGCGGATGCATTCACACCgaaaaaaattctaaacatttttaAGGTGTTTTGTTCATCCTCATAGTCTCCACTGTCACTCCGTACTGTTTTATTCATCAGATGTGTTTGAGCAAGACGTTACCACAAtgtacactattttgccaaaagttttgggacacccctccaaatcatcgagttcaggtgttgttttttaggggttgggcttggcccctcagttccagtgaaaggaactcttgatgcttcagcttcataccaagacactttggacaatttcatgctcccaagttTGTGGGAACAGATTGATAgactgatagaacacctttgggatgaattagagtggagactgtgagccagaccttctcgtccaacatcagtcatgttggacaagaaggcctggctctcaatctccgctctaattcatcccaaaggtgttctatcaggttgaggtcaggactcaagtgcaagccagtcaagttcctcctcaCCAACCTCTCAGTTTTTCTTAATCAGAGGTATGAAATCACAAATCTAAATCCAGAATAATTAGATGTAATCTTGAAAACAGTTGTGTCCTCCACTGTAATTGGCCACTGCTGGTTACTGTGCCACATTTACATGGACATCAAGGTTGCAGCTTTTAGAGTAGTATGTAGCTTAAGGAATTACTCTAGTTAAACATGACGTCCATCACAAGGAGCTGTGTTCATGTGTAAATAAGAAAAGATTCAATTGTTTTATTCTAAAactatcattatttttttcccaaatgTTTACCTCTGTAATGAAGATGAATGTTGTATtagtaatgttttattattacgTGTTATAACCGCTTCAGACGGCTGTGCCTTTCTGGACTCGGGTTCggatcttctctctctcccacacacagaaacagaaattcagaattcAGGAGTCTGGTAATGTACCAAACACtttttcatcagtttattacTGAACATGCTGACATCACTGGGATTTTACACTACGTCTCATGTGGTACTGTTGTGAACATTTTGCTCCTTTTAAACCTTTCAAATACAGATGCAGCTGATACTTAAGCCAGTTGAGGCAATACTAAATGTAATTTCATTGCCACCGTGAAGCTTCCTGCCGTTAGTATGTACATGCACAATGCCTTTATTAGCTTTACTCGTCTGATTGTCAGAAAAGAATCAGTAGTGTCACGAGGAAAGgtgatgaaggaaaaaaaaagattcactgTGCTCGTGGAAATGAGTGAAAACATTAAACCTGTGAAGTACACCACTTACTCACtgaagaaattaaaaaacattggCCAGAAAAGCAGTACGTCTTTCTAAGCTCAAATAACGCTTTTGCCTGCGTCTACTCCAGCTGTAatactattaccaccaccatcatcatcatcaaacacacGATGAGCACCTCTGCCTTTGTTCAATCTCAAGTCTTTGGAATGGACCCTGCTTTCTAAATCATCAGCTAAAATATCTTTTAAGATTTACTATAATCACTGGCTTGAGCTTTACTGATTCAAGGCATCTCTCACTTGCATTAAAAATGAGAATGAGACAGAACTGATCTTAACGTTgcagacaaataaatagaaaaacacattacaacaaaaaagaaattaaaacccTATGTACAACCAAACACagcatttaaatgatttctcatTGATCACAAtgacagcagaaaaaaaaaataaatcaaaactaTATCAATGTGCATGAACTAAAAGCTCCCACTCTCTGCACCGAATGGCAATGTCAAACACAGCAACGCAGTGACTTTATTTCAATGTGAGTAGCCGGATGTAAAATTATGAACGTGTCCGCTTCGcatttccctcttttttttccccccaccagCTCAGTGCTCTCCTGATTAGTGAGGGTTTGTTCCGCCGGAGCTCGGGGGCGTAGTGGAGTCGCtgccacctcctcctcctcctcctctctgtccGTGTCCTCTCCCGTGGCCGAGGATGCAGTGCGCGCTCCCGCATCCTTCCTCGTCCTCCCCTTCACTCTCTGTGGAAGACTCACCGAACTGTCGGGGCTTCTCGTAAATGCAGCAACCTGCCGAACACAAGAGAGCACAACGGCTTTAGTGACACTTCTTCTGGAGctctaaacaaacaaagaaaacaggACACCAGACATGTACTTACACTTTGAGGATCTGCGCCCCATGTGTTCGTTATCCACCGTGTCACTGGACCACTCCACCTTTTTGTCGGTCTTCCTCTTCCGAAGCTTGATAGTCAAGCTTCTTCCCTCCTGTGGAACGGAGAAGATGCATTAGAAGCTTTTTTTCACGCAACCATTTACACTTCATATTAAACAAAGGAACCAAAGTCTGGGGTgatttttctgtaaggagatgtttatgtaacGTTTATAGAAGGAATCTctagtgtcagtgttttgtaacagttcacacttacaccgatcaggcataacattatgaccactgagaggtaaCGTGAATAAGacttatctcctcatcatggcacctgttagtgggtgggatatattaggcagcaagtgaacattttgtcctcaaagttgatgtgttagaagcaggaaaaatgaacaagcgtaaggatttgagcgagtttgacaaggaccaaattgtgatggctagaccactggatcagagcatctccaaaactgcagctcttgtgaggtgttcccggtctgcagtggtcagtatctatctatcaaaagtggtccatggaaggaacagtggtgaaccggcgacagggtcatgggcggccaaggctcactgatgcacgtggggagtgaaggctggaccgtgtgaaaTCTCTCTCCAGAATGAttcattttagcagcaacaAAACTACAGCGTTATTAACTGTGgttgttaccatggcaaccagtagtaggaacgccCACTGGTGACGCCCTTATAGAGATAAAATAGCTGTAGATAACATTAGAGCTGCTTTTGCCTTGCACCAAAGAGGTTTTAAAAGCTGTTGAGGTGTGAaaggaataataaaaacactttctaCTTCATCACACTGTTTTCCTTTAACAGGACAT encodes the following:
- the ppp1r11 gene encoding E3 ubiquitin-protein ligase PPP1R11; the protein is MAEVAGPSSETITETVQTGTPPPPQQEGRSLTIKLRKRKTDKKVEWSSDTVDNEHMGRRSSKCCCIYEKPRQFGESSTESEGEDEEGCGSAHCILGHGRGHGQRGGGGGGGSDSTTPPSSGGTNPH